The following proteins are co-located in the Microplitis demolitor isolate Queensland-Clemson2020A chromosome 5, iyMicDemo2.1a, whole genome shotgun sequence genome:
- the LOC103579505 gene encoding ras suppressor protein 1: protein MNQAPVSCIPAATKMSKAKKILDEAREIQNPELDLADKNVSTFEEMPGLLNMLNITRLTLSHNKIQLVPPGLANLVNLEILNLFNNHITELPISLSQMPKLRILNVGMNRLDILPRGFGAFPVLEVLDLTYNNLNEKNLPGNFFMMETLRALYLADNDFEYLPPEIGSLKNLQILVLRENDLIELPKEIGELTRLRELHIQGNRLTVLPPEIGNLDLVSNKAVFRMEFNPWVTPIGDQLQVGISHVMDYIRSETYKYVYNRHQSVKGPPPAIENDKSKKISRMR from the exons ATGAACCAAGCCCCAGTATCGTGTATTCCTGCCGCGACAAAGATGTCAAAAGCCAAAAAGATCCTAGACGAAGCTCGGGAAATTCAAAATCCTGAGCTTGATCTCGCtgataaaaatgtatcaacATTTGAAGAGATGCCCGGATTGC TGAATATGTTAAACATCACAAGATTAACATTAAGCCATAATAAAATCCAACTTGTGCCACCAGGGTTAGCTAATCTAGTTAATTTGGAAATATTGaacttatttaataatcatattaCGGAATTACCTATTTCCTTATCACAAATGCCGAAATTGAGGATACTTAATGTCGG tatgaaTCGATTGGATATTTTACCAAGAGGTTTTGGTGCTTTTCCAGTTCTCGAGGTGCTTGATCTGAcgtacaataatttaaatgaaaagaatttaccaggaaatttttttatgatgg aaacGTTACGAGCACTTTATTTAGCTgacaatgattttgaataTCTTCCACCGGAAATTGGTTCATTGAAAAATCTTCAAATT CTGGTACTGCGTGAAAATGATCTAATAGAATTACCAAAAGAAATTGGTGAACTTACGCGTCTCCGCGAGCTTCATATCCAGGGAAATCGTTTAACTGTTCTTCCACCGGAAATCGGCAATCTCGATTTAGTAAGCAACAAAGCGGTTTTTAGAATGGAATTCAATCCATGGGTAACTCCCATTGGTGATCAATTACAAGTCGGCATTTCTCATGTTATGGATTACATTAGATCTGAGACTTATAAATA tGTTTATAATCGTCACCAAAGTGTCAAAGGACCACCGCCAGCCATAGAAAATGacaagagtaaaaaaatttctcgaatgcgctaa